A DNA window from Phaeobacter sp. A36a-5a contains the following coding sequences:
- a CDS encoding Lrp/AsnC family transcriptional regulator, whose translation MLDDLDRRILRHLQADPEQSLPDLGDRLGLTASRLSRRLEKLRETGVILGQRAVIDWRALGYEVEVSLRITLDKTNPRAFDEFIPAAREIPEVLEIQTFLGQVDVRLSVIARDMAHYQGIYRSQILILPHITDIEALMHVARIKSDEALPI comes from the coding sequence ATGCTTGATGACTTGGACCGACGCATACTTCGCCATCTTCAGGCGGATCCAGAACAATCGCTGCCTGATCTGGGGGATCGCCTTGGCCTCACCGCCTCGCGCCTGTCGCGGCGGCTGGAGAAGCTGCGCGAGACCGGCGTGATCCTTGGGCAGCGGGCGGTGATCGACTGGCGTGCGCTTGGCTATGAGGTGGAGGTTTCGCTGCGGATCACGCTGGACAAGACCAATCCCCGCGCCTTTGATGAATTCATCCCCGCCGCGCGTGAGATCCCGGAGGTGCTGGAAATCCAGACCTTCCTCGGCCAGGTCGATGTACGGCTCTCGGTGATTGCGCGGGACATGGCACATTATCAGGGGATTTACCGCAGCCAGATCCTGATCCTGCCGCATATCACCGACATCGAGGCGCTGATGCATGTGGCACGCATCAAATCGGACGAGGCGCTGCCGATATGA
- a CDS encoding Lrp/AsnC family transcriptional regulator: MMALDDIDHALLRALGRDATQSAGALGRELGLSQPATWRRIRRLQETGIIRGRKLDLDAGKLGFGVTVFLGLKLATKGRVSLEDFERAVTAIPEVQTVEHVLGMYDYRLRVTARDIADFERVLRRRIMTLPGVGNVDANVLLSEERRPGPLG, translated from the coding sequence ATGATGGCTCTGGATGACATCGACCACGCGCTGCTGCGCGCATTGGGACGGGATGCCACGCAATCGGCCGGCGCCTTGGGGCGCGAACTGGGGCTGAGCCAGCCCGCAACCTGGCGCCGCATCCGCCGCCTGCAGGAGACGGGGATCATCCGGGGCCGCAAGCTGGATCTTGATGCCGGCAAGCTGGGCTTTGGTGTGACGGTCTTTCTGGGGCTCAAACTGGCCACCAAGGGGCGCGTCTCGCTTGAGGATTTCGAACGTGCGGTGACTGCCATCCCGGAGGTGCAGACGGTCGAACATGTGCTGGGCATGTATGACTATCGCCTGCGGGTGACGGCGCGCGACATTGCTGATTTTGAACGCGTGCTGCGCCGCCGGATCATGACCCTGCCCGGGGTGGGCAATGTGGATGCCAATGTGCTGCTGAGCGAAGAGCGCCGACCCGGCCCGCTCGGCTAG